A portion of the Pseudomonas protegens CHA0 genome contains these proteins:
- a CDS encoding chemotaxis response regulator CheY yields the protein MKILIVDDFSTMRRIIKNLLRDLGFTNTVEADDGTTAIPVLNSGSIDFLVTDWNMPGMTGIDLLRHVRADEKLKHLPVLMVTAEAKREQIIEAAQAGVNGYVVKPFTAQALKEKIEKIFERIG from the coding sequence ATGAAAATCCTCATCGTTGATGACTTTTCAACGATGCGGCGGATCATTAAGAACCTGTTGCGTGATCTGGGATTCACCAACACGGTCGAGGCCGACGATGGCACTACCGCCATTCCGGTACTCAACAGCGGGAGCATCGACTTTCTGGTAACGGACTGGAACATGCCGGGCATGACCGGTATCGACCTGCTGCGCCACGTGCGCGCCGATGAAAAACTCAAGCACCTGCCGGTATTGATGGTGACTGCTGAAGCCAAGCGCGAGCAGATCATCGAAGCTGCCCAGGCCGGCGTAAACGGCTATGTCGTCAAACCATTCACGGCTCAGGCGTTGAAAGAGAAGATCGAAAAAATCTTCGAACGCATCGGTTGA
- a CDS encoding protein phosphatase CheZ — protein sequence MEHNESSLGDFESTLKKHALELVESLEKGRFGEAVQLIHELNQTRDRGLYQEVGKLTRELHSAIVNFQIDPHMPQAEEVSQITDATERLSYVVRLTEAAANRTMDLVESSTPLVNGLSTEAQALSADWGRFMRREVGAEEFRELARRVDSFLTRSEQETRTVSGHLNDILLAQDYQDLTGQVIKRVTQLVTEVESNLLKLVLMASQVDRFAGIEHDRESILAEKDPQKHLAKGEGPQIHADKREDVMSGQDDVDDLLSSLGF from the coding sequence ATGGAGCATAACGAATCTTCACTGGGCGACTTTGAGTCGACCCTGAAAAAACATGCGCTGGAACTGGTCGAGAGCCTTGAAAAGGGCCGGTTCGGCGAAGCGGTGCAATTGATCCATGAGCTCAATCAGACCCGTGACCGCGGCCTGTACCAGGAAGTGGGCAAGCTCACCCGCGAGCTGCATAGCGCGATCGTCAATTTCCAGATTGACCCGCACATGCCGCAAGCCGAGGAAGTTTCACAGATCACGGATGCCACTGAGCGCCTGTCCTATGTGGTCCGGCTGACGGAAGCCGCAGCCAACCGCACCATGGACCTGGTGGAGAGCAGCACCCCGCTGGTCAACGGCCTGAGCACTGAAGCCCAGGCCTTGAGCGCAGACTGGGGGCGCTTCATGCGGCGCGAGGTCGGCGCTGAAGAGTTTCGCGAGCTGGCGCGCCGGGTCGACAGTTTCCTGACGCGCAGCGAACAGGAAACCCGTACCGTTTCCGGCCACCTCAACGACATTCTGCTGGCGCAGGATTACCAGGACCTGACCGGTCAGGTGATCAAGCGTGTGACCCAGTTGGTCACGGAAGTCGAAAGCAATCTGCTCAAACTCGTCTTGATGGCCAGCCAGGTCGATCGTTTCGCCGGTATCGAACATGACCGTGAATCGATCCTCGCTGAAAAAGATCCGCAAAAACATCTCGCCAAGGGTGAAGGTCCGCAGATTCATGCCGATAAACGGGAAGACGTTATGTCCGGTCAGGACGATGTAGACGATTTGCTTTCCAGCCTTGGATTCTAG
- a CDS encoding chemotaxis protein CheA, with product MSFGADEEILQDFLVEAGEILEQLSEQLVELESRPDDADLLNAIFRGFHTVKGGAGFLQLNELVECCHIAENVFDILRKGERRVDSELMDVVLEALDAVNGMFSQVRERTEITAATPELLAALARLAEPAGAEPAAPAVEEVVEPVAEPVAEESPAGDITDNEFELLLDSLNAAKAEAEAAPAAAPAAQGEPASDEITDAEFESLLDQLHGKGQFAPDAVAPAAASATSGAAGAGDEITDDEFEALLDQLHGKGNFAVEALDSAVAAAPAAPAAAAPSAAAAGSDLITDHEFESLLDELHGKGKFSETPGAAKPAAATAAPAAAATAAVAKPAAKKPEPKAEAPKAAPAPAPAAAPAPARAAAAAPPAEKPASEAETTVRVDTARLDEIMNMVGELVLVRNRLVRLGLNSGDEAMSKAVSNLDVVTADLQTAVMKTRMQPIKKVFGRFPRLVRDLARQLKKEINLELVGEETDLDKNLVEALADPLVHLVRNAVDHGIESPEEREASGKSRGGKVVLAAEQEGDHILLSISDDGKGMDPNVLRAIAVKRGVMDKDAADRLSDTECYNLIFAPGFSTKTEISDVSGRGVGMDVVKTKISQLNGSINIYSTKGQGSKIVIKVPLTLAIMPTLMVMLGNQAFAFPLVNVNEIFHLDLSRTNVVDGQEVVIVRDKALPLFYLKRWLVSSAAHEEQREGHVVILSVGTQRIGFVVDQLVGQEEVVIKPLGKMLQGTPGMSGATITGDGRIALILDVPSMLKRYAARRI from the coding sequence ATGAGCTTCGGCGCCGATGAAGAGATCCTTCAGGATTTCCTGGTTGAGGCCGGCGAGATTCTAGAGCAACTGTCCGAACAACTGGTCGAGCTGGAAAGCCGGCCGGATGATGCGGATTTGCTCAATGCAATTTTTCGCGGTTTTCACACTGTTAAAGGGGGCGCCGGCTTCCTCCAGCTCAATGAGCTGGTGGAGTGCTGCCACATCGCCGAGAACGTCTTCGACATCCTGCGCAAGGGTGAGCGGCGAGTCGACTCGGAACTGATGGACGTGGTGCTTGAAGCTCTGGACGCGGTGAACGGCATGTTCAGCCAGGTCCGTGAGCGCACCGAAATCACCGCTGCCACACCGGAGTTGCTGGCGGCCCTGGCGCGCCTGGCCGAACCTGCCGGTGCCGAGCCTGCAGCACCTGCTGTGGAAGAGGTGGTTGAGCCGGTTGCCGAGCCTGTGGCTGAAGAAAGCCCGGCAGGGGACATCACCGATAACGAATTCGAGCTGTTGCTCGACTCGCTGAATGCCGCCAAGGCCGAAGCCGAAGCAGCGCCTGCCGCCGCACCTGCGGCCCAGGGCGAGCCGGCCAGCGATGAAATCACCGACGCCGAGTTCGAATCCCTGCTCGATCAGTTGCACGGCAAGGGCCAGTTCGCCCCGGATGCCGTGGCACCGGCCGCGGCCAGTGCCACCAGTGGTGCGGCTGGCGCAGGTGATGAGATCACCGACGATGAATTCGAAGCATTGCTGGACCAGTTGCATGGCAAGGGCAACTTCGCCGTGGAGGCCCTGGATTCGGCCGTGGCGGCGGCGCCTGCCGCTCCTGCCGCAGCCGCACCAAGCGCAGCCGCAGCCGGCAGCGACCTGATCACCGATCACGAATTCGAATCCCTGCTGGATGAGTTGCACGGCAAGGGCAAATTCTCCGAAACCCCGGGTGCGGCCAAGCCAGCCGCGGCCACTGCGGCTCCGGCTGCGGCGGCCACTGCTGCCGTCGCCAAGCCGGCGGCGAAGAAGCCCGAGCCCAAGGCCGAGGCGCCGAAAGCTGCTCCTGCTCCTGCTCCTGCTGCGGCCCCGGCCCCGGCTCGCGCCGCCGCTGCGGCCCCGCCGGCGGAAAAGCCTGCCAGCGAAGCGGAAACCACGGTGCGTGTCGATACCGCGCGCCTGGACGAAATCATGAACATGGTGGGCGAGCTGGTGCTGGTGCGTAACCGCCTGGTGCGCCTGGGCCTCAACAGCGGCGACGAAGCCATGTCCAAGGCCGTGTCGAACCTCGACGTGGTGACTGCCGACCTGCAGACCGCGGTGATGAAGACCCGCATGCAGCCGATCAAGAAGGTCTTCGGGCGCTTCCCGCGCCTGGTTCGCGACCTGGCCCGGCAGCTCAAGAAAGAGATCAACCTGGAGCTGGTGGGGGAAGAAACCGACCTCGACAAGAACCTGGTAGAAGCCCTGGCCGACCCGCTGGTGCACTTGGTGCGCAACGCGGTGGACCACGGCATCGAATCGCCGGAAGAGCGCGAAGCCTCGGGCAAGTCCCGTGGCGGCAAGGTGGTACTGGCGGCGGAACAGGAAGGCGACCACATCCTGCTGTCGATCTCCGATGACGGCAAGGGCATGGACCCGAACGTGTTGCGCGCCATCGCCGTCAAGCGCGGCGTGATGGACAAGGACGCCGCCGACCGCCTGAGCGATACCGAGTGCTACAACCTGATCTTTGCCCCGGGCTTCTCCACCAAGACCGAGATTTCCGATGTGTCCGGTCGCGGTGTGGGCATGGACGTGGTGAAGACCAAGATTTCCCAGCTCAATGGTTCGATCAACATCTATTCGACCAAGGGCCAGGGCTCGAAGATCGTCATCAAGGTGCCGTTGACCCTGGCGATCATGCCGACCCTGATGGTCATGCTCGGCAACCAGGCATTCGCTTTCCCGCTGGTCAACGTCAACGAGATCTTCCACCTCGACCTGTCGCGCACCAACGTGGTGGACGGCCAGGAAGTGGTGATCGTGCGCGACAAGGCGTTGCCCCTGTTCTACCTCAAACGCTGGCTGGTCAGTTCCGCCGCTCATGAAGAGCAGCGCGAGGGCCACGTAGTGATCCTTTCGGTGGGTACCCAGCGGATCGGCTTCGTCGTCGATCAACTGGTGGGCCAGGAAGAAGTGGTCATCAAGCCCTTGGGCAAAATGCTTCAGGGAACCCCGGGCATGTCCGGCGCCACCATTACCGGTGACGGCCGCATTGCTCTGATCCTCGATGTTCCGAGCATGCTCAAGCGTTACGCCGCACGGCGTATTTGA
- a CDS encoding protein-glutamate methylesterase/protein-glutamine glutaminase: MAVKVLVVDDSGFFRRRVSEILSADSNIQVVGTATNGKEAIDQALALKPDVITMDYEMPMMDGITAVRHIMQRCPTPVLMFSSLTHEGARVTLDALDAGAVDFLPKNFEDISRNPEKVKQLLCEKVHSISRSNRRFSSYSAPAPQPASAPAPAPSSFASSRSPAPAPAPARAAAPAASANSPAPKRKAYKLVAIGTSTGGPVALQRVLTQLPANFPAPIVLIQHMPAAFTKAFAERLDKLCRISVKEAEDGDILRPGLALLAPGGKQMMVDGRGAVKILPGDERLNYKPCVDITFGSAAKSYSDKVLAVVLTGMGADGREGARLLKQGGSAVWAQDEASCVIYGMPMAIVKANLADAVYSLDDIGRHLVEACL; the protein is encoded by the coding sequence ATGGCAGTCAAAGTCCTGGTGGTGGACGATTCGGGTTTTTTCCGCCGCCGCGTCTCGGAAATTCTTTCAGCGGATTCGAATATCCAGGTCGTCGGCACGGCGACCAATGGTAAAGAGGCGATCGATCAGGCCCTGGCGCTCAAGCCGGACGTGATCACCATGGACTACGAGATGCCGATGATGGATGGCATCACCGCAGTGCGGCACATCATGCAGCGCTGCCCGACGCCGGTCCTGATGTTCTCCTCCCTGACCCACGAAGGCGCCCGAGTGACCCTCGATGCGCTGGATGCCGGGGCGGTGGACTTTCTGCCGAAGAACTTCGAGGACATCTCGCGCAATCCCGAGAAGGTCAAGCAGTTGCTGTGCGAGAAGGTCCACAGTATCTCGCGCAGCAATCGGCGCTTCAGCAGCTACAGTGCTCCAGCACCGCAGCCGGCGAGTGCTCCGGCACCTGCTCCTTCGAGCTTCGCCAGTTCGCGCTCGCCAGCTCCCGCACCGGCTCCGGCCCGCGCAGCGGCGCCGGCGGCCAGTGCGAATTCGCCGGCACCCAAGCGCAAGGCCTACAAGCTGGTGGCCATTGGTACGTCCACAGGCGGCCCGGTGGCGCTGCAGCGGGTCCTGACCCAGCTGCCGGCCAACTTCCCGGCCCCCATCGTCTTGATCCAGCATATGCCGGCGGCCTTCACCAAAGCCTTTGCCGAGCGTCTGGACAAGCTCTGCCGCATCAGTGTCAAGGAAGCCGAGGATGGCGACATCCTGCGTCCAGGCCTGGCGCTGCTGGCGCCTGGCGGCAAGCAGATGATGGTCGACGGTCGCGGTGCGGTGAAGATTCTCCCGGGCGATGAGCGCTTGAACTACAAGCCGTGCGTGGATATCACCTTCGGCTCTGCGGCCAAGTCCTACAGCGACAAAGTTCTGGCGGTGGTGCTCACCGGCATGGGCGCCGACGGTCGTGAAGGCGCGCGTCTGCTCAAACAGGGCGGCAGTGCGGTATGGGCCCAGGACGAGGCCAGCTGTGTGATCTATGGCATGCCAATGGCCATCGTCAAGGCCAACCTGGCGGATGCGGTGTACAGCCTGGACGACATCGGCCGACACCTGGTCGAGGCCTGTCTCTGA
- a CDS encoding flagellar motor protein, which yields MDVLSLIGIIMAFVAIIGGNYLEGGHLSALANGPAALIVLGGTIGAALLQSPLSAFKRAMQILAWILFPPRVDLPGGIDRVVNWSLTARKEGLLGLEGVADAEPDSYARKGLQLLVDGAEPEAIRSILEVDFYTQESRDIEAAKVFESMGGYAPTIGIIGAVMGLIHVMGNLADPSQLGSGIAVAFVATIYGVASANLVLLPIAAKLKSVALRQSRYREMLLEGILSIAEGENPRSIELKLQGFMD from the coding sequence ATGGATGTGCTCAGCCTTATCGGGATCATCATGGCGTTTGTCGCCATCATCGGTGGCAACTACCTGGAGGGGGGGCACCTGTCGGCCCTGGCCAACGGTCCGGCGGCACTGATCGTGCTCGGCGGGACCATCGGCGCGGCACTGCTGCAGTCGCCGCTGAGCGCCTTCAAACGGGCCATGCAGATCCTTGCCTGGATCCTGTTCCCGCCCCGGGTCGATCTGCCGGGCGGCATCGACCGGGTGGTCAACTGGAGCCTCACCGCGCGCAAGGAAGGCCTGCTGGGCCTGGAAGGCGTGGCGGATGCCGAGCCTGACAGTTATGCGCGCAAGGGCTTGCAGTTGCTGGTGGACGGTGCCGAACCCGAAGCCATCCGCAGCATTCTCGAAGTGGATTTCTATACCCAGGAAAGTCGTGATATCGAGGCCGCCAAGGTGTTCGAGAGCATGGGCGGCTATGCGCCGACCATCGGCATCATCGGCGCGGTAATGGGGCTGATCCACGTGATGGGCAACCTGGCCGATCCATCCCAGCTGGGTAGCGGCATCGCCGTGGCCTTCGTCGCCACTATCTATGGGGTGGCCAGTGCCAACCTGGTGCTGCTGCCGATCGCCGCCAAGCTGAAATCCGTTGCCTTGCGCCAGTCGCGTTACCGGGAAATGCTCCTCGAAGGCATCCTGTCGATCGCCGAAGGCGAAAACCCCCGCTCCATCGAGCTGAAGCTGCAAGGCTTCATGGACTGA
- the motD gene encoding flagellar motor protein MotD, with product MARRRQQEEHVNHERWLVSYADFITLLFAFFVVMYSISSINEGKYKVISEALIGVFTDSDRSLKPIPIGDERPKTVTPAKPLVKDSDQTDAGIAGASDPLKSIADDISAAFGDLISSNQMTVRGNELWVEIELNSSLLFGSGDAMPSDQAFTIIDKVAKILKPFDNPIHVEGFTDNLPIQTAQYPTNWELSSARSASIVRMLAMQGVNPARMASVGYGEFQPVANNATAEGRARNRRVVLVVSRNLDVRRSLTGTGTAHATPDAALKRAGTQTAPTPVKTPVQGSAVNSPSPAL from the coding sequence ATGGCCCGTCGTCGCCAGCAAGAAGAACACGTCAACCATGAGCGCTGGTTGGTTTCCTACGCCGACTTCATTACCTTGCTGTTCGCGTTTTTCGTGGTCATGTACTCGATTTCCTCGATCAACGAGGGCAAGTACAAGGTCATTTCCGAAGCCTTGATCGGGGTCTTCACCGACTCCGATCGTAGCCTCAAGCCGATTCCCATCGGCGACGAGCGTCCCAAGACCGTGACCCCGGCCAAGCCCCTGGTCAAGGACAGCGACCAGACCGACGCCGGCATCGCCGGGGCCAGTGACCCGCTGAAAAGCATCGCCGATGACATCAGCGCAGCCTTTGGCGACCTGATCAGCTCCAACCAGATGACCGTGCGCGGCAATGAACTGTGGGTGGAGATCGAACTCAACTCCAGCCTGCTGTTCGGCAGTGGCGATGCCATGCCCAGCGACCAGGCGTTCACCATCATCGACAAGGTGGCGAAGATCCTCAAACCCTTCGACAATCCGATCCATGTCGAGGGCTTCACCGACAACCTGCCGATCCAGACCGCGCAATACCCGACCAACTGGGAACTGTCCTCGGCCCGTTCGGCGAGCATCGTGCGCATGCTGGCGATGCAGGGGGTGAACCCGGCGCGCATGGCCTCGGTGGGCTACGGTGAGTTCCAGCCAGTGGCCAACAACGCCACCGCCGAAGGCCGGGCGCGCAATCGCCGGGTGGTGCTGGTGGTGTCGCGCAACCTGGATGTGCGCCGCAGCCTGACCGGTACCGGCACCGCCCATGCAACACCGGATGCGGCACTCAAGCGTGCTGGCACACAAACTGCACCAACCCCGGTCAAAACGCCGGTACAGGGAAGCGCCGTCAATTCTCCGTCACCTGCTTTATAA
- a CDS encoding ParA family protein gives MRVWAVANQKGGVGKTTSSIALAGLLAEAGKRVVVVDLDPHGSMTSYFGYDPDSLEHSSYDLFLHKGNVPQDLPGQLLLGTSHERISLLPSSTALATLERQSPGQSGLGLVIAKSLAQLWQDFDYAVIDSPPLLGVLMVNALAASQQLVIPVQTEHLAVKGLERMVNTLAMVNRSRKQPLPFTIVPTLFDRRTQASLGTLRVLRDKFPEEIWQGYIPVDTRLRDASRAGVTPSQFDGKSRGVLAYKALLKHLLAQQLVAQVA, from the coding sequence ATGAGAGTCTGGGCAGTTGCCAATCAAAAGGGTGGTGTCGGTAAAACCACCAGTTCCATCGCTTTAGCCGGCTTGCTGGCCGAGGCGGGCAAGCGTGTGGTCGTGGTCGATCTCGACCCCCACGGCTCCATGACCAGCTACTTCGGCTATGACCCGGACAGCCTGGAGCACAGCAGCTACGACCTGTTCCTGCACAAGGGCAATGTGCCCCAGGACCTGCCGGGCCAGTTGTTGCTGGGTACCAGCCACGAGCGTATTTCGCTGTTGCCGTCCAGCACCGCGCTGGCCACCCTGGAGCGCCAGTCGCCGGGGCAGAGCGGCCTGGGCCTGGTGATCGCCAAGAGCCTGGCGCAGCTGTGGCAGGATTTCGACTATGCGGTGATCGACAGCCCCCCGTTGCTCGGGGTGCTGATGGTCAACGCCCTGGCGGCCAGCCAGCAGTTGGTGATCCCGGTGCAGACCGAGCACCTGGCGGTCAAGGGCCTGGAGCGCATGGTCAATACCCTGGCCATGGTCAATCGCTCGCGCAAGCAACCCTTGCCGTTCACTATCGTGCCGACCCTGTTCGACCGCCGTACCCAGGCCTCCCTGGGCACCCTGCGGGTACTGCGGGACAAGTTTCCCGAGGAGATCTGGCAGGGCTACATTCCGGTGGATACCCGCCTGCGCGACGCCAGCCGGGCCGGGGTCACCCCTTCGCAATTCGATGGCAAGAGCCGCGGCGTACTGGCCTACAAGGCCTTGCTCAAGCACTTGCTGGCCCAGCAGCTCGTGGCGCAGGTGGCTTGA
- a CDS encoding chemotaxis protein CheW, with amino-acid sequence MNRPLDIKSRPQLALQSYLDALLQDATDEELLPPPPIPVPAPVVVEASSEVLDEFQAAVLEEQARDAELQQHSAPAVAAPEPVATPVLEAPEPMPSTLSPVVPMLQALVPPVVEVHLPPSNTPPPVTGSDRPAWAAEPFECLLFDVAGLTLAVPLVCLGSIYSLAGQELTPLFGQPEWFLGILPSQAGNLKVLDTARWVMPDRYRDDFRQGLQYVISVQGYEWGLAVHQVSRSLRLDPNEIKWRSHRGQRPWLAGTVIEHMCALLDVAELAELIATGGAKQMAISQAAHKPK; translated from the coding sequence ATGAACCGTCCTCTGGATATAAAGAGCCGGCCGCAGTTGGCGCTGCAGTCGTACCTGGACGCTTTGCTGCAGGACGCCACCGACGAGGAGTTGCTGCCACCGCCGCCGATCCCGGTGCCCGCCCCGGTAGTGGTCGAAGCCTCCAGTGAAGTGCTGGATGAATTCCAGGCCGCGGTACTGGAAGAGCAGGCCCGTGACGCCGAGCTCCAGCAGCACTCGGCGCCTGCGGTTGCTGCGCCAGAGCCCGTTGCCACCCCGGTGCTGGAAGCGCCGGAGCCCATGCCAAGCACCCTCTCGCCCGTGGTGCCGATGCTCCAGGCCCTGGTGCCGCCCGTGGTGGAAGTGCACTTGCCGCCGAGCAATACACCGCCTCCGGTCACCGGCAGCGATCGTCCCGCCTGGGCGGCAGAGCCGTTCGAGTGCCTGTTGTTCGATGTCGCGGGCCTGACCCTGGCGGTGCCCCTGGTATGCCTGGGCTCGATCTATTCCCTGGCCGGGCAGGAGCTGACGCCGCTGTTCGGCCAGCCGGAATGGTTCCTCGGTATCCTGCCGAGCCAGGCTGGCAACCTGAAGGTGCTGGATACCGCACGCTGGGTCATGCCGGATCGCTACCGCGACGATTTCCGCCAGGGCCTGCAGTACGTGATCTCGGTCCAGGGCTATGAGTGGGGGCTGGCGGTGCATCAGGTCAGCCGCTCGCTGCGCCTGGACCCCAATGAAATCAAGTGGCGCAGTCACCGTGGCCAACGCCCGTGGCTGGCCGGCACGGTGATTGAACATATGTGCGCCTTGCTCGATGTTGCCGAACTGGCGGAATTGATCGCCACCGGTGGCGCCAAGCAGATGGCGATCAGTCAAGCGGCCCACAAGCCGAAGTAA
- a CDS encoding chemotaxis protein CheW codes for MNKSSSAQGSEDPILQWVTFKLDNESYGINVMRVQEVLRYTEIAPVPGAPSYVLGIINLRGNVVTVIDTRQRFGLVPTEVNDNTRIVIIEADKQVVGIMVDSVAEVVYLRQSEVETAPNVGNEESAKFIQGVCNKNGELLILVELDKMMSEEEWSELESI; via the coding sequence ATGAATAAGTCGTCGTCTGCACAGGGTTCCGAAGATCCGATCCTGCAATGGGTCACCTTCAAGCTGGATAACGAGTCCTACGGCATCAACGTGATGCGGGTCCAGGAAGTGCTGCGCTACACCGAGATCGCTCCGGTGCCGGGCGCACCCAGCTACGTGCTGGGGATCATCAACCTGCGCGGCAACGTGGTGACCGTGATCGATACCCGCCAGCGCTTCGGCCTGGTGCCGACCGAAGTCAACGACAACACCCGGATCGTCATCATCGAAGCCGACAAGCAAGTGGTCGGGATCATGGTGGACAGCGTCGCCGAAGTGGTTTACCTGCGCCAGTCGGAAGTCGAGACCGCGCCGAACGTCGGCAACGAAGAGTCGGCCAAGTTCATCCAGGGCGTGTGCAACAAGAACGGCGAACTGCTGATTCTGGTTGAGCTGGACAAGATGATGAGCGAAGAGGAATGGTCGGAACTGGAGAGTATCTGA
- a CDS encoding DUF2802 domain-containing protein, with the protein MILEVAVIVLAILWVATLALFLSYTRNQRQIAAQQAEGDAVRDQRIKELAKRVDHYQSGTVRMGEDLHELRAVVAPLPDKLAQLEQRDPSSLSFAQAARLVGMGASVDELTQSCGLTQAEAELVSKLHKG; encoded by the coding sequence TTGATCCTCGAGGTAGCGGTAATTGTCCTGGCGATCCTCTGGGTCGCCACTCTGGCTCTGTTCCTGTCCTACACCCGCAACCAGCGGCAGATTGCTGCCCAGCAGGCTGAGGGTGACGCCGTGCGCGACCAGCGGATCAAGGAGCTGGCCAAGCGCGTCGACCATTACCAGAGCGGTACGGTGCGCATGGGCGAGGACCTGCACGAGTTGCGAGCTGTGGTAGCGCCTTTGCCGGACAAGCTGGCCCAGCTGGAGCAGCGTGACCCTTCCAGCCTGTCGTTCGCCCAGGCCGCGCGCCTGGTGGGCATGGGCGCCAGCGTCGACGAGCTGACCCAGTCCTGCGGCCTCACCCAGGCCGAAGCGGAGCTGGTCAGCAAGCTGCACAAAGGCTGA
- a CDS encoding EscU/YscU/HrcU family type III secretion system export apparatus switch protein — translation MKHSPPPRQAIALKYDGQQAPTLTAKGDDELAEAILKIARDYEVPIYENAELVKLLARLELGESIPPELYRTIAEIIAFAWNLKGKFPAGHDPQRAELEKDVTERGDDY, via the coding sequence ATGAAGCACTCTCCGCCACCACGCCAGGCCATCGCCCTCAAATACGATGGCCAGCAAGCTCCGACCCTCACCGCCAAGGGCGATGACGAACTGGCCGAAGCCATCCTGAAGATTGCCCGGGACTATGAAGTACCGATCTACGAGAACGCCGAGCTGGTGAAGCTACTGGCGCGACTGGAACTGGGCGAGAGCATTCCGCCGGAGCTGTACCGGACCATCGCCGAGATCATCGCCTTCGCCTGGAACCTCAAGGGCAAGTTCCCGGCGGGGCATGATCCGCAACGGGCGGAACTGGAGAAGGACGTCACCGAACGCGGCGACGATTACTGA